ATGGGAACTCCTTGTCCTGGGGAACTCGCATGCTGGCAAAGAGTGAGGTGACCAGACAATCAGGAATGTTGGCGGGGGTCGTAGGAACGTTTCATTCTGGGCGCATGGAATATTCTCAAGAGCATTCTGTAAGTAAAGTGATCAGTTCTTGTAAGAAGCGTCTGGTTTTCACGTTCTGGCAGTAAAAGCCCTGTTGCAGCTGTTAGGTTTCGCCACCTCACTTATGCACAGGGAACTTGCCGATGCGTGTCAACCTGGGTGGAAAAGGTCAGGCGGTAGACGGTGATGCCACCACGACTGGCGCTGTTTGCATCGCTACAGGTCTCGGCTATTTGAGCAATGGCCGCAGGGTGCTCAGGGAGGGAGACAGAACAACACCCTGTCCCCTCTGTGGCGGTGAAGGCACCGTCGCGGAAGGCGTTTGGCACTTCATTTCCGACGGTCATGCCGTGGCCATGGATGGGGCGCTGGTGGATTGTGGTTGTCCGTCTGGCAGTAACCGGGTCGTGGCGCCGTTGGATGAGGTTCCGTCACCCATCCGGACGTTCGCGACTAACCGTGTGATGTCTATTGTGCCAACGGCCGGTGCTCAAGCAGACAACTTCTCGCAAGGGGCAGTGACTGCTTTGTCGGGGTCAATGGAGCCGGGCTTCTATGTGGTTCCCAGAAACATGTCGTTTTCCCAGGTTCTGCTGCAGTTGTCCGAGCAGGACGCCACCTTGCCGATCTCCCGTTTGCAGCGGCTCAACCCTACCTTCGTTCATGGATTCAAGGCTGGGGAAATATTCGTCATTGGTGACCCTGACAACGGCGATGCCTGTACCCATGAGGAAGCCAAGCTGATGGCTGCGGCCCAGGATGCCCGGCACGCGTTGGCGGTGCTTGATTTTGCCGAATCGGATTTCATGATGCAGCACCAGGCCGAGATAGCGGGCTTGCTCAGTAATGCGAGCCAGTCGATGGGCGTGGGCAAGGACATGTTGGATCAAGGGTTGAAACAGGTCCGGGAAACCTTGAACCAGATCGAGCAATTGCATCAGCGTGAGTTTTTGCGGCATGGGCACTTGAACAGTCGAGCGTTCTTTGCGTCGCGGCGTCAGTTGCTGCAGCAATTGGATAGACAGTTGAAGGCGGCATTGCTTAACAAACAGCTGAACTTGGGCAGTTATGAACGCCTGAAAAAGAGTCTGAATATTTCGACCAAAAGCCTTGTGCACCATTGGTCGAAGGCGGGTGGAGCGGGGCAGATACCGGGTTATGCGACGCATCTCGATAAAGTGGCGAAACTCTCCAAGTACCTCAAACACGGTGGGAATGCCGCAATTGGACTGAGTGGTGCTTCGTCGTACCTCAATGTGAGAGAGGTCTGCCAGGCAGGCAGCACAGAGGAATGCAGAAAAGCCCGTTTCGTAGAAGCCGGAAAATTCAGCGGGGGCGTCGGTGGTGGCGTGGTAGGTCCGATACTGGCCACTGCAGCGGTTGGCACATTGTGTGTTGGCTTTACCGTGAGCACAGTGGGTGTAGCGGCTCCGCTGTGCGGCATTTTAGTAGTAGGGGGCGGTGGCCTAGCTGGCAGCAAACTTGGAGAACTAGCCGGCGAATATACGGGGGAGTTTCTCCATGAGGTGTCAGATGACTGACATTCATGCCTGGCCCGCCATTGTAAAGCTGCTGTTTCTTGTTGTGCCTTTTTTAATCAGTATGGTGGGTGTTGCTGTCATTGCGTACACTACTTTGAGTCGAGATTATCACGTTGTATGCTCTGCGATCACGAGCGATCCTCATGTGGAGGCTCTGAAGGTAACTTGGGGTGCTTCCACTATAAAATGGAGGATGCTTTTGATATGCGCTATTGGCTGGCTTTTTGTTTTTCCAAAGTTGGCCTTGCGTCGTGGGCAGTTGAGTGCGGATGAGCTAAACGAATTTCCGCCCAATCTAAGGCGTCGACTTGTAGTGTCTTTATGGCTGACCGCTATAGGTTTTGTGGGGATGGCGATTTTCACTTTGCTTCTTGAGCTTTCCAAGCAGTAAGTGAGTATTTTAATTTTCATACCAACACTCTTCGCGGCGCACCGCCGCGAAAATCGTCTTAACTGACAGAGTTATGCTTCGTGTCTGTAGCCTTGATCGCAGTGTTTTTTTCAGTGGCGGTGTGCTCCAGCGGATTGCCCTCTGTTGCCACCTTACCCCCCCGCGTCTTGACCAACGACACCACCACCCCACCCAGCAACAGCCCAAACGTCACCCCCAACGAAAGCAACGCCGGCACCTTGCCCACCATGCCGTGGTAGAAGATCTTGCAACCAATAAAGATCAACACCAACGCCAACGCATACTTGAGGTAGATAAACCGGTGCATCAACGCTGACAAGGCAAAGTACAGCGAGCGCAAACCGAGAATGGCAAAGATGTTCGAGGTGTAGACAATGAACGGGTCCTGGGTAATGGCGAAGATCGCCGGCACGCTGTCCACGGCAAACACCAGGTCGGCCAGTTCGATCAGCACCAGCGCCAAAAACAGCGGCGTGGCATAACGCAGCGCCTTGCTTTGCCCGGGCGGTGTCTGGCGCACGAAGAAGTGCGAGCCATGGATCTGGTCGGTAACCCGCATGTGCCGGCGCACGAACTTGATAATCGGGTTGTTGGCCAGGTCCGGGTTGCTGTCTTCCTTCGACAGCGCCATCTTCACCCCGGTAAACAGCAGGAAGGCGCCGAAGAGGTACAACACCCATTCAAAGTTCTGCACCAGCGCCGCACCTACGCCGATCATGATCGCCCGCAGGAACACCACACCCAGAATGCCCCAGAACAATACCCGGTGCTGATAGCGGCGGGGGATGGCGAAGAAGCCGAAGATCATCGCCATGACGAACACGTTGTCCATCGACAGCGACTGCTCGACCAGGAACCCGGTGTAGAACTCCAACGCCGACTGCGCGCCCAGCTCGAACCAGACCCAGGCACCGAACAGCACACCGACGCTGAAATAGCCCGAGTACAGCAACAGGCTCTCGCGCATTTCGATCTCGCGGTCCTGGCGGTGCAGCACGCCCAGGTCGAGCACCAGCAAACCGATGACGATGGCCATGAACACCAGCCACAACCAGGTGCTGGTGCCGAG
The sequence above is drawn from the Pseudomonas putida genome and encodes:
- a CDS encoding PAAR domain-containing protein, whose product is MRVNLGGKGQAVDGDATTTGAVCIATGLGYLSNGRRVLREGDRTTPCPLCGGEGTVAEGVWHFISDGHAVAMDGALVDCGCPSGSNRVVAPLDEVPSPIRTFATNRVMSIVPTAGAQADNFSQGAVTALSGSMEPGFYVVPRNMSFSQVLLQLSEQDATLPISRLQRLNPTFVHGFKAGEIFVIGDPDNGDACTHEEAKLMAAAQDARHALAVLDFAESDFMMQHQAEIAGLLSNASQSMGVGKDMLDQGLKQVRETLNQIEQLHQREFLRHGHLNSRAFFASRRQLLQQLDRQLKAALLNKQLNLGSYERLKKSLNISTKSLVHHWSKAGGAGQIPGYATHLDKVAKLSKYLKHGGNAAIGLSGASSYLNVREVCQAGSTEECRKARFVEAGKFSGGVGGGVVGPILATAAVGTLCVGFTVSTVGVAAPLCGILVVGGGGLAGSKLGELAGEYTGEFLHEVSDD
- a CDS encoding TerC family protein, with translation MTALHTFLTTPFLGTSTWLWLVFMAIVIGLLVLDLGVLHRQDREIEMRESLLLYSGYFSVGVLFGAWVWFELGAQSALEFYTGFLVEQSLSMDNVFVMAMIFGFFAIPRRYQHRVLFWGILGVVFLRAIMIGVGAALVQNFEWVLYLFGAFLLFTGVKMALSKEDSNPDLANNPIIKFVRRHMRVTDQIHGSHFFVRQTPPGQSKALRYATPLFLALVLIELADLVFAVDSVPAIFAITQDPFIVYTSNIFAILGLRSLYFALSALMHRFIYLKYALALVLIFIGCKIFYHGMVGKVPALLSLGVTFGLLLGGVVVSLVKTRGGKVATEGNPLEHTATEKNTAIKATDTKHNSVS